One window of Paenibacillus albicereus genomic DNA carries:
- a CDS encoding glutamate decarboxylase gives MWTVIYIAPTAKIAESIKRRLTEEGFLVQTRPINMSKQQYEILVPSGELDEVQEVLTSILHS, from the coding sequence ATGTGGACGGTCATCTACATCGCGCCGACGGCGAAGATCGCGGAGAGCATCAAACGAAGGCTTACCGAAGAGGGGTTCCTCGTCCAGACAAGACCCATCAACATGTCCAAGCAGCAGTACGAGATCCTCGTGCCGTCCGGAGAACTGGATGAAGTCCAGGAAGTGCTGACGTCCATTCTCCATTCCTGA
- a CDS encoding phosphatidylglycerophosphatase A family protein has protein sequence MNVELERWLERRGVTVADVAEIVHSLQLPYNPDLTIEECVDSVRTVLGKREVQYVLCTGIALDELAEKRLLPAPLQRIMEKDESLYGVDETLAMGITHVYGMIGLTSFGYLDKVKPGIISRLNDKSTGEIHVFLDDLVAGLAAAASARIAHQDPRATDYSEDGTKA, from the coding sequence ATGAACGTTGAATTGGAGCGCTGGCTGGAGAGGCGCGGAGTCACGGTAGCGGATGTCGCGGAAATCGTCCATTCCTTGCAGCTTCCCTATAACCCTGACCTCACGATAGAAGAATGTGTGGACAGCGTGCGCACGGTGCTCGGCAAGCGCGAAGTCCAATATGTGCTCTGCACGGGCATCGCGCTCGACGAGCTGGCGGAGAAGCGGCTGCTGCCGGCTCCGCTGCAGCGCATCATGGAGAAGGACGAATCGCTGTACGGCGTCGACGAGACGCTGGCGATGGGCATCACGCACGTGTACGGCATGATCGGCTTGACCAGCTTCGGCTACCTGGACAAGGTGAAGCCCGGCATCATCAGCCGGCTCAACGACAAGTCCACGGGCGAGATCCACGTGTTTCTCGACGATCTCGTAGCCGGACTGGCTGCGGCGGCATCGGCCCGGATCGCGCATCAGGACCCGAGGGCGACAGACTATAGCGAGGACGGCACGAAAGCCTGA
- the accD gene encoding acetyl-CoA carboxylase, carboxyltransferase subunit beta, which produces MFKDLFHKRKYATVPSERERGDKQERPKRDIPEGLMNKCPKCAAIQFSKELDKNHKVCPSCGHHFRLSAWERIGMTLDDGRLSEFDHGMISEDPLEFPGYASKLEAQKKNSGLNDAVVTGEGAIGGFPVVVAVMSFDFFSGSMGSVVGEKITRAIEQARLRKLPLLIFSTSGGARMQESILSLMQMAKTSAALAKFQSEGGLYISVMTDPTTGGVTASFASLGDYNLAEPGALIGFAGRIVIEQTIRQKLPDNFQTAEFNLQHGQLDRVVHRKDMKSTLTRLLDMHAVKEETGYGG; this is translated from the coding sequence GTGTTCAAGGACCTGTTCCATAAACGAAAATACGCCACCGTGCCTTCCGAAAGGGAACGCGGGGACAAGCAGGAGAGGCCGAAGCGGGACATTCCCGAAGGCTTGATGAACAAATGTCCCAAATGCGCGGCGATCCAATTCTCCAAGGAGTTGGACAAGAACCACAAAGTATGTCCGTCCTGCGGGCATCATTTCCGCCTGAGCGCCTGGGAGCGCATCGGAATGACGCTCGATGACGGACGTTTGTCTGAATTCGACCACGGCATGATTTCCGAAGATCCGCTGGAATTCCCCGGCTACGCCTCGAAGCTCGAAGCCCAGAAGAAGAACTCGGGCCTGAACGACGCCGTCGTCACGGGCGAGGGCGCGATCGGCGGATTCCCGGTCGTCGTCGCCGTCATGAGCTTCGACTTCTTCAGCGGCAGCATGGGCTCCGTCGTCGGCGAAAAGATTACGAGGGCGATCGAGCAGGCGCGGCTGCGCAAGCTGCCGCTGCTCATCTTCTCGACCTCGGGCGGCGCGCGCATGCAGGAGAGCATCCTGAGCCTCATGCAGATGGCCAAGACGAGCGCCGCGCTCGCCAAGTTCCAGAGCGAGGGCGGCCTGTACATCTCCGTCATGACCGATCCGACGACGGGCGGCGTGACGGCGAGCTTCGCCTCGCTCGGCGACTACAACCTGGCCGAGCCGGGAGCGCTCATCGGCTTCGCCGGCCGCATCGTCATCGAGCAGACGATCCGCCAGAAGCTGCCGGACAACTTCCAGACCGCGGAATTCAACCTGCAGCATGGCCAGCTCGACCGCGTCGTGCACCGCAAGGACATGAAGTCCACGCTGACGCGTCTGCTCGACATGCATGCCGTGAAGGAGGAGACGGGTTATGGCGGGTGA